A window of Nocardia arthritidis genomic DNA:
CACCAATTCGCCGCTGCGGGTGCGGATGTGTTGGTGACCGGGCGTACCGAGGCCACCTTGAAAGAGACAACCGATGGCACCGACGTGCGTTTCGTAGTGGCCGACGTCGCTACGGCCGAAGGCCGTACCGCGATCGTGGACGCGGCAGTGCGGGAGTTCGGCCGGATCGATGTGCTGGTGAACAACGCGGCGATCACCCGGCCCGCCGACCTCGGTGAGATCGATCCGGAGGCTGCCGAACGACAGTTCGCCACCAATCTCGCCGGACCACTGTTCCTGACACAATCAGCGCTACCGCACATCGGGACCGGCGGGACGATCATCAACGTCACCTCGAACTCACCGCACCGGGGCTGGCCCGGCTCCTCGGTGTACGGAGCGACCAAGGTGGCGATGGACTTCCTCACCAAGACATGGGCGCTGGAACTGGCCGACCGCGGCGTCCGCGTCGTGTCGATCGCGCCCGGCATCACCCGGACACCCATCCTCACCAACGCGGGCCTGACACCGGAACAAGTGGACTCGGCCCTGCAGTACCTCAGCCGCATACCGCTGGCCAGGGCGGCCGAACCGGACGAGATAGCCTGGTGGCTCGTGGCCGTGGCCCGCCCCGAAGCCGGATATCTGACCGGCCAGGTCATCCGGGTGGACGGCGGTTTGAGCGCGGTATGAGGCGAGGCGGAATGCGGATCGGTGAGCTTGCCGAGCGGGCAGGGGTGACCCGCCGCGCCCTTCGGTATTACGAGGCGCACGGGCTGCTGCCCGACCGGCGCACGGCGAATGGGTATCGGGACTACGACGAGCGTGCGGTACGCCGAGTGGACAACATTCGCCGACTCCTGTCGGTCGGATTCACCGCCGAGGAAATCGTCGAATTTCTACCCTGCCTGGAATCGGAGATCGTGCTCGATCCCGTATGCCCGGACAGTGCCGAGCCGATCGCCCGCAAACTGTCCGCCGTGCAGTCCACCCTCGACGAGCTCACCGAAACCCGCGACCGACTCGCCGCGCTACTCGCCGCGGTCACCTCGGGCCCGGTTACCGGCCCCGTGAGCAAGGCGGGCTGATCGCCCAAAACGCGGATACGCGAGGTCAATTGGCGTTCGGATCGAATCCTCCGGCTTTTCGGTTGCCTTCGGCTCGGTCCTGCGACGTTGGATTCGAGCATGACCAACATCATGATCGGCACGAGGCGCACACCACCGCAGACCCATCGGGCGTGGCCCGCGCTGCTCACTATGTTCCTGGGCAGCTTTTCGCTGGTGACCGCCGAGTTCCTGCCACCTGGTGTGCTGACGCTCATAGCATCCGATCTCGGGGCCACCGAGGGTGTGGTCGGGCTGTCGGTCAGCGCCACCGCCTTCACCGCCTTGCTGGCGGCCGTGGGGTTGAGCGCGGTGTTTCCCCGGCAGGATCGGCGCTCTCTGTTGTTGGCGTTGACCCTGCTCGCCGTGGTCTCGAATGTTGCTGTGGCGCTGGCGCCGAACCTCGCGGTGCTACTGGTGGCGCGGTTGCTGCTCGGATCGGCGATCGGAGGGTTCTGGTCGATGTCGCTGGTAATCGCGACTCAGCTGGTGCCGGCCGAGCGGGTCGGGCGGGCGATGATGATCGTCAATGCCGGCACCACGGTGGCCACGGTGGCCGGGGTCCCGGCCGGAGTTCTCCTGAGCAACAGTGCCGGGTGGCGAATCGTCTTCGGCGTCGCCGCGGTGCTGACCGTCGTCGCGACCGTTGCTGTCCGGGTGGCACTGCCACCCATCACGCCTACGCCGGGCATCAGCTGGGCGGCGATGGGAGCAGCGTTGCGCGCCCGGGGTGTGGCGCTCGGGTTGATCAGCGTCGTCGCTGTCATCGGCGGGCACTTCGCCGGGTTCACCTACATCCGGCCGGCTCTGGCTGAACGGCTCGATGCCGAGTCGGGGGTAGTCGCGATCCTGCTGGCATTGTTCGGAGTTGGCGGATTGATCGGCAACTTTGTCATCGGAGCCCTGGTCGATCGCTGGCTGCGTGGGTTGCTGGTCGTCGTACCCGCCGTCATCGGGCTGGGCATCGCCGGCGTCGCCGCTGGGATACCAGTTCTCGGGTACGTGGCCGCCGTGGTGTGGGGCGCGGCGTTCGGCGGCATCCTCAACGTCGCCCAGCTGTGGGTGACCCGGGCCCTGCCCGATCGGGTCGAGGTCGCTGGCGGGCTGCTGGTGGCGGGTTTCCAGACCGCGATCATCCTCGGCTCCGCGATCGGCGGGGTGGGCGTGGACGGCATCGGGCTTGCCCCGACCTACCTCGTCGCCGCGGCCGCCGCCATCGCCGGGGGCGTCCTGCTCTGGGTTTCGCTCAACCGAGCCGACGCTGCCGCCACTGAGTCGGCGTGAGTCCGGTATGCCGGCGGAACGCCCGGCCAAAGGCGGTCTGGGAGCCGTAACCGAGCCGGTGGCCGATCGCGCCGATCGACAGGTCGGAGCTGGCCAGCTGTCGCTTCGCGTGTTCGATTCGGACGCTCGCCAGATAGCGACCGGGCGTCTGACCGGTGGCGGTCCGGAAGCGGGCGGCGAAACTGGTCCGCGAGGCCAGCGCGATCCGGGCCAACTCCTCGACTGTCCACTCCCGGCCCGGAGCCCCCCGGATAGCCGCGACCGCCTTGGCCAGGTCGGGATCGTTCACCTGCATCAGCCACTGGTGCGGTGCGCAACCGCGGGCATGCCAGGACGACACCGCGATGGAGGCGAGCAGCGTCACAATTCGATTGCCAACCACACCGTGCGGGCGCTCGCATTCGCTGACCAGGTCGCGCAGCATCGCGGTAACCGTCGGTTGATCGTTCGCGAAGCCGGTGACCAGCATCGTCTCCGGCAAAACGGTCCCGGTGGTGTCGCTGCCCGCCGAGGCGAGCCCGACCCGCAGCACATCCGCCGTGGACAGCCCGACCAGACTGAGCCCTTTCCCTGCGAGATGAACAGGAAGTCGCCAGGAGCCAAGTCCTGCGACCCGCCGATGGTCTCAACCCGGACCAGCCCGGTATTCACCAGCAACGCCACTGGCGCGGCGCGCGGCACGAAGATCCGATCGCAGGCGGATAGATCGATCGCTTCACGATCGACAAAGTGCCAACTCAGGCGTTCCAGCACAGCGTCGAGACTCGACGCGACAGAGTCGGCCGGACCCATCGAGACACGGTCTTCGGCAATGGTGCCGATCGGTTCGCTCACTTTCAGGCGAACCTCTGCCAGTTGGCCGACTATTCCTCGTGACGCCCTGACATTCCGGACCGCTGCGTCGTCGGAAGGTCGGAGCATTCGCACAAAGCTGGACAGGAGTTTTCGGAAATGACCAGAATCGGCATCATCCTCGGCAGCACCCGCCCCAATCGCAAGGGCGCGCAGATCGCCCGGTGGGTCCTGGACACGGCGGCACAGCGCGACGACGCCGAATTCGAACTGATCGACCTGCGCGACCACCCCCTCCCGCACCTGGACGAGCCGATGCCGCCGATGTTCGGTCCCTCGGTCCACGCCGACACTCGCGCCTGGGCCGAGCGGATCGCACCGTTCGACGGCTTCGTGGTGGTGACACCGGAATACAACGGCGGCATGCCCGGAGTGCTGAAGAACGCCCTCGACCATCTGTTCGCCGAATGGACGAACAAGTCAGTCGGATTCGTCTCCTACGGCGTCAACGGCGGAGCCCGCGCGGTCGTGCAGCTGCGGACGGTCTGCAGCACGCTCGGCATGGCCGACGTGGGCTATCAGGTCTCGATCTCGGTGCTCACCGATTTCGAGAACAACACCACCTTCACACCACGCGACCACCATGTCGCCGCCCTTGGCAAAACACTGGATCAGCTGATCGGCTGGAGCACCGCGCTGGCACCCCTGCGCGCCGCCGCCGAATCCGCCACCCTCGCCCATTCCTGAGGAAACGAATCATGAATGCACTCAACGACTTTCAAGCTCGAGCCGACCGCGATGAAATCGAGATCCGCGGGCAGATCGACAAGCTCGTCGAAGCATTGGGCGCCAAGGACCTCGAGGCCATTCGGCAGGTGTACACGACCGACGTCGTATCTTTCGATATCGAGCCGCCGCTCCAGCATGCCGGGATCGCGGCGAAACTCGAGAACTGGGCGCGGGTGTTCCGGTTCTTCGAGACCGTGACCTACGAGATCCGCGATCTGACCTTCACCGTGGGCGGCGATGTGGCCTTCGGGCACGCCTTCGCCCGCCTGCGCGGCACGCTGCCGAGCGGGGTGACACCGCACGGAATGTGGGTCCGGGTCACCTACGGCATGCGCAAGATCGACGGCGCCTGGTTGATCGCCCACGACCAGGTCTCGGTGCCGCTGGACATCCTCAGCGGCAAGGGCATGGTCGAGCTCGAACCCTGACGGTTCGGCCCGAGCAGACCGAAACGCGCCGCGCGCCAAGGCATATCGGGGCCCCGGACGCGCTCAGAAGGTCACGACGACTTTGCCTTTGCGGTCGGCTCGCGCGAAACGTTCATGGGCAGCGTGGATTCGATGGATTCCGAAGGTGGAATCGACGCGGACGCCGAGCAGTCCGTCATCGACGTGCCTGGCCAGTTCGCGCAGGCCGGCGCCGTCCTCGCGGACCTGGTTGACGGTGGTGCGGACGTTGCGCGCGGACAGGTCCGGGACGGGCCCGGCCTGTGTCGCGATAGAGGCGTAGCGGCCGCCGTCGGCCACCGCATCGGTGACGAACGCACCGAAGGTGTCGAATACGGCGTCGTAGCCGCCGGCCCGCAGCGCGGCGGGCTCGGTGGTGGCGAACTTCGCACCGATGGACCGGACGACGTCGAGCTGGCTTTCTCGCGAAACCAGCGCGTCGACCTGGGCGCCACGCGCATGCGCGAGTTGCAGCGCCACCGCGCCGACCGCACCCGCGGCGCCGGTGACGAGGAGGCGGTCCCCGGCCGAGACCGCCAGCCAATCCAATGTCTGCAATGCGGTCAGACCGATCAGCGGCAGCGCGGCGGCCTCGGCGGCGGTGATCGATTTCGGCGCGGGGGCGACCGAATCGGCCGGTAGCGCGACCAGATCGGCCCAGGTTCCCGTGCCGGTTCCGAGTTGATGCGACATCGCGAACACCCGCTGTCCGGGCCGCAGATCGCTTGTGCCGCCGTCGATCACGATGCCGGCCAGATCCCAGCCCAGTGTCATTGGCAAGGGCGGTGTTCCCTCCCCGATCGCACCCTCGCGCGTCTTGTCATCGACCGGGTTGATGCTGGACGCGACAGCTGCGATCAGGACCTCGCCGGGACCGGCCTCGCTATCGGGGACCTCGTCGACCCGCAGTGAACCCACGTCACCGAACCGATCGATCCGAACCGCACGCATACGCCTACCTCCTGCTACTCGATGGTCAACACCGCCAACCTCGCCGGTTTCGGCCCTTATTCCCCGGATTCGACGCGCTACCGCGCTGGCCGACGCGGGCGGCGACAGCGGGACCGCGAAGGGCGTGCTCATCGGGCAGGGTGCCACCGCGGTCGGTGCGCACCCGGCGCAGGCCTGCGGTTACTCCGCCGAAGCGACTACCGGGCTGCTCACCTCGACCGGGCCGTCGAGGCCATCCCCGCGACCGACTCGAGCTGGCAGGTGGGCGGGACCGAACCGCGAGGCTGCCCGCGGACCGGGCCGTCGGCGTTCCGCTGAATTTGGCCCTCCCGCAACGGAGTTCGCCGCTTCGCGCGCGAATTCGGTGTGATGTATTCGAAATTAGTTCGACCGGGGCGAGATGACGCGACACACTCGCTCTGTGCACGGGCAACGCGGGACAGACGACACAGGGCAGGCGCTGGTCGGCGACTACGACGACGATCCGGGGCGTTTCGCCGCCAATCAACGTGCGACACAACGGTTTCTGTCCAGGCACAACGTCCATGCGGACGTGGCCGACAGATTCGCCGCGGAGCGCATGCGATTGGTCGCCGATATCGGCGGGGGCAACGGGGAGTTGGCACGCCTGCTGAACGGTCACGCGATAGCTTCGGTGGTCGTCGACCGCGCCCGTTACAGCGCGAAGGCGCCGAAGCCGGTCGTGATCGCGGACGCGTACCGATTACCGTTCCGCGACAACACATTCGACGGGGCGGCCATGCTGTGGATGCTCTATCACCTACCCGATCCGCTGATCGCGTTGCGCGAGGCCCAGCGAGTTGTGCGCCCTGGTGGCCTGTTGGCGGTCAGCGTCCCCAGCCGCTATAACGATCCCGAATTGGCTACGGTGACACCGCGCTGGGGTCTGCCACTGAGCTTCGACGCCGAAAACGGCGCCGATATCCTGGCGCGGGTATTCGATGTCGTCGAGGTCGACCGCTGGGATGCGCCCCTGCTTCGCCTGCCCGACCGTGACGCGCTGACCCTGTATCTACGTGGTCGCGGTGCGACAGATCCGCAAGCACGCGCCGCCGCGCGAGCCATCACCCCACCGCTCACTGTGACCAAACGCGGCATGCTCGCCTGGGCACGCGTCACCTAGCGGCGACCCACAACGGCCGGTCGGCGCATCACGAGCTCGCCGCGGCCCTCACCGTTCGGCCAACGCGGCGAGCAGTGTCAGAAGGGGAAATACGCCCTGGATCGCCGCGGCCCGAACGAAGTGGCGGTCACCGGCGACGAGCACCACGGCGGCGGCGAGCATCGACCCGCACCCCATCACGACGAGCGCCCAGCCCGCCGCGGGCGCCGATCGCACCAGCACGACGCCCACCAGTGTGCCGATGGCCAGAAACAGGTTATAGAAGCCCTGATTGAAGGCCCATTTCCGCACCGCGGGCAGGTCGGCCCGCCGCTACCCGGAACGTCTGTTCATGAACCTTCGGATCCGCGAAACGCACCGATTCCAGTACGAAGATGACGAGGTGCACCAGCGCCGCGGCCGCGGCGAGCACCTGCACAATCGCGAGCACACGCACTCCCTCCGACGAACGACGAGCCGGGCGAACCGCGAACTTCGCTCCGCAACGCGGATTCATCGACGGCCTCGGTCCAGCAGCAGGATAGGCCGGTTCGCGATCGCGCCGGAGGACGCCACGCTGGTGCTCGGAGATCGAGTGGACGGCCGCACCAAAAGCCGCACAAACGAAGTCACTCACTCGGCGTGCCGGATGCGTCGCGACGTGGGCGTCCACGGATGCGAAAGTTGGCGCGACACCGATGAATTCGACCGGCGCGGCCGGTCATAACCATCGCGACGAACACACGAAAGGACCATCCGATGACCGAGCTGAACGCCGAACGCGCCCGGCGAGCGATCGTCGAGCACACCCGACGTCTGGCGGAATCAGCCGCCGCGGCCGGACCTGACGCCGCCGTGCCGACGACCCCGAAATGGACCATCACCGAGCTGGTCGAGCACGTGGGCCGAACCCAGCACTGGGTCGCGGAAATCGTCGAGCGGCGCATCACCGACCCCGCACAACTGCCGACGCAGCTGGCCGTGATGCCCGCCGACCCGCGCGAATGGCAGGCGTGGCTGTCGGAGTCCGCGCGGCGAGTCACGAGCGCGTGCTCCGATGACGCGCTCGACGCACCGGTGTTCAACCCCGCCGCCGACGGACGGTCCGGGACTCGATTCTGGCTGTCCAGCATGCTCAACGAGGCGGTCGTGCACGGCTTCGACGCCGCCGACGCGGCGCACCGGCCCGCCGACATAGACCCCGACATCGCGGCCGCGCTCATCAGCAACCACTTCGCGATGCTGACCGCCCCCACGTGGGAGATGCAGCGGCCCGAGTCGGCCAACGCCATCCGGGGCACCGGGCAGCGGCTGCGGTGGACGGCCACCGACATCGCCGACGAGGCGGCCGCGTGGAACGTCGAACGGCGGCCCGACGGGGCGAGGTGGCAGCCCGGAACCCGGCCCGCCGATGTGACGGTGAGCGGCCCTGCCCGATCGCTGCTGCTGACCTTGACCCGACGACTCCCGCTCACCGACCGTGCAGCCACCGGCATCGGTGTCGACGGCGACATCGACCTCGCCCAGCACTGGCTCGACAACACCGCCCACGTCGCCGGCTGAGCGGCGGCGTATCGCATCACCTGATCGTCCACCGATCGCCGTTCGCACCAAGGGCCAGTAGGAGTTCCGGTTCGAGGCAGTCGCGGGTGATGAGCGCCGCGGGCGACCGGTCGCGCTCCAGCGGCGAGTGTGACCCGGCTGCGGCGAGGACGCCGGTGTCGAGTTCGGCGCGCACGCCGGGAGCGAAGTCGTCGAAAAACGTTCGGTAGCAGCCGCCGAGCACCACCCTCGCGACATCGGGGGGATGAGCGGACACCCGTCCAGTGGCCGAGCCCGCACCCCAAATTCCCACGGCCACTATGGAATTGAGCCGCAGAGTCCAATGGCCGAGTACCGGGATCGCTCGCCGACCTGGAGGGGTTGATTCGCGTAGTGCCGTCAGATTTCGCACCGAGTCCCGTAGCACGGTTCGGCTATCCATGGGCGGGGGCCGCCGTGTTCGAGCCGGAGCAGGAAATCGACCCAACCCGCAACGCCGACAGCGTAATCCGCGCCATAGGCCGTTGTCGTCTCGTCGGCGGCGAGTAGGCGGCCGCCGTGTATTCCGGCGCGCGCCGCCAGCGCCGCGGCGATATCTTCGGCTCGTTCGCGGTAGTGGTGGTCGCCGGTGGCCGCGTACATGTCCAGGAGTAGTTCACCGCTGCCCGCGAGTCCGTGGCACATCGTGGATCCGGCCATCCAGCGACGGGCCCACACGGCGTCGGCCGCCCGCTCGGCCCAGTGCAGGGCCTGCTGGTCGCCGGTGCATTGCCAGTACCGCAGCAGGAAGGCGCCGATGCCGGCCGATCCGCTGCACCAATGGTCGAGCAGCCGGGTCCGGTCGCGCGGTCCGATCGGCCACAGCGCGCCCACCTCGGTGTCGACGCCGACCGTACCCAGGGTTTCGGCCGCCTCGGCGGCCAACCGGACCCAGTCCGGCCGATCCAGTCGGGTACCCGCGGCGAGCAGGAAGGCCCCGATGCCGGCCGTACCGTGCGCGAACCCGTAGTCGACGAATCCCGCGTAACGCGAACCGAATTCGTTCGGGACCGGCCAGCCGAGTGCACCGTCCCGGTATTCGGCCCGCTCGGCTAGCCGCGCGGCGTATTCCGCCGCACGGTCGCGGAATATCGGTGATCCGGTCGAGGTCCAGAGCAGCAGTGCCGCGCAGCCCGCCCCGGCCAGGCCGTGGGTGATGTCCGGACTCGGCCCGTCCGGCGGGACCTGGGCGAACAGCTCCACGCCCGCATGCACGAGATCCTCGGCACCCAGCACTCGGCCCGCCGCGCACAGCGCGACGGCGGTGCCCGAACGGCCGATGTACAAGCCGGGCAACGGATTACGCTGCGCCCCGAGTCTGCGCACGATCCAATCGGCGACAAGCCGCAACGCGACCCTGCCCCGGTCGTCACCGGCCTCGGTGATCCGGGTCAGCGTGCCGAGCACCCCGGCCGCGCCGTTGTAGAGATTGCACGGATCGTTTCGCCGACCGCCGTTGCTCGTCGGCGCCAACCGCTCCGGGTCGTCGGGGGTGATCGAACCGAGCAGGTAGTCGATGCCGTCGGCCAACAGGCGATCGCCGCCGGTCGACCGGCGGCGACGGGTGTTCGGGCGGGGGTTGTCGGTGGTCAAGAAGGCGCGAACCCGATCGAGGGACCAGCGCGCCGTCGGGTCGTCGTCGAGCAGACCGAGCAGCAACGGCGCGGCCGCGGCGATATCACCGTCGGTTTCGGCAGCCGCCTCGAGCAGCAGGGCGAGCCGTTCCCGGTTACTTCGGCCGGGCGAATCATCGGGCGCGAGACCGGGTTTGGCACCGGTACAGAGCAGGAAGAAGATGGCGCCGAGCGCATGCATATCCGCCGCCGGGCTGGCCGGGGCGCCCGAAACCTGTTCCGGTGCGGCGCAATCCGGCGTCCAGCCGGACATCGGCGTGTCACCGGGCCCGCGGGCGAATTCGAGATCGATCAGGACCACTGTGCCGTCCGGGCGGACCATCACATTCGAGGCCGAAAGATCGCTCA
This region includes:
- a CDS encoding YybH family protein, which translates into the protein MNALNDFQARADRDEIEIRGQIDKLVEALGAKDLEAIRQVYTTDVVSFDIEPPLQHAGIAAKLENWARVFRFFETVTYEIRDLTFTVGGDVAFGHAFARLRGTLPSGVTPHGMWVRVTYGMRKIDGAWLIAHDQVSVPLDILSGKGMVELEP
- a CDS encoding MFS transporter; this encodes MTNIMIGTRRTPPQTHRAWPALLTMFLGSFSLVTAEFLPPGVLTLIASDLGATEGVVGLSVSATAFTALLAAVGLSAVFPRQDRRSLLLALTLLAVVSNVAVALAPNLAVLLVARLLLGSAIGGFWSMSLVIATQLVPAERVGRAMMIVNAGTTVATVAGVPAGVLLSNSAGWRIVFGVAAVLTVVATVAVRVALPPITPTPGISWAAMGAALRARGVALGLISVVAVIGGHFAGFTYIRPALAERLDAESGVVAILLALFGVGGLIGNFVIGALVDRWLRGLLVVVPAVIGLGIAGVAAGIPVLGYVAAVVWGAAFGGILNVAQLWVTRALPDRVEVAGGLLVAGFQTAIILGSAIGGVGVDGIGLAPTYLVAAAAAIAGGVLLWVSLNRADAAATESA
- a CDS encoding maleylpyruvate isomerase family mycothiol-dependent enzyme, which encodes MTELNAERARRAIVEHTRRLAESAAAAGPDAAVPTTPKWTITELVEHVGRTQHWVAEIVERRITDPAQLPTQLAVMPADPREWQAWLSESARRVTSACSDDALDAPVFNPAADGRSGTRFWLSSMLNEAVVHGFDAADAAHRPADIDPDIAAALISNHFAMLTAPTWEMQRPESANAIRGTGQRLRWTATDIADEAAAWNVERRPDGARWQPGTRPADVTVSGPARSLLLTLTRRLPLTDRAATGIGVDGDIDLAQHWLDNTAHVAG
- the lanL gene encoding class IV lanthionine synthetase LanL codes for the protein MADTSPVDPIVRSPLVDLAVNHLSRQSDWRLWTDDFWCHLDPDRYRRPRQGWKLHISATTGSAVAVLDRVLGVVLDAGCICKFAASLDGVRKLNSADYPRGGAGKFITIYPADDDQLRALAARLHEVTAGFAGPTILSDRPYAAGSLVHYRYGAFVAEETLGSDGGYLAVVTAPDASLVEDRRDAWFAPPPWALDPFEPTRPSGGMVECVLLANRFEVRRAIAHANKGGVFEATDRLTGAEVIIKQARAGVGDGPHGWNVQDARRNEARMLELLAHSGVTPRLHALFEQEGDLFLVEELIAGTTLFEWRRRQYGVPDWRAIALRLTAAIAAVHAENVVLSDLSASNVMVRPDGTVVLIDLEFARGPGDTPMSGWTPDCAAPEQVSGAPASPAADMHALGAIFFLLCTGAKPGLAPDDSPGRSNRERLALLLEAAAETDGDIAAAAPLLLGLLDDDPTARWSLDRVRAFLTTDNPRPNTRRRRSTGGDRLLADGIDYLLGSITPDDPERLAPTSNGGRRNDPCNLYNGAAGVLGTLTRITEAGDDRGRVALRLVADWIVRRLGAQRNPLPGLYIGRSGTAVALCAAGRVLGAEDLVHAGVELFAQVPPDGPSPDITHGLAGAGCAALLLWTSTGSPIFRDRAAEYAARLAERAEYRDGALGWPVPNEFGSRYAGFVDYGFAHGTAGIGAFLLAAGTRLDRPDWVRLAAEAAETLGTVGVDTEVGALWPIGPRDRTRLLDHWCSGSAGIGAFLLRYWQCTGDQQALHWAERAADAVWARRWMAGSTMCHGLAGSGELLLDMYAATGDHHYRERAEDIAAALAARAGIHGGRLLAADETTTAYGADYAVGVAGWVDFLLRLEHGGPRPWIAEPCYGTRCEI
- a CDS encoding class I SAM-dependent methyltransferase — its product is MHGQRGTDDTGQALVGDYDDDPGRFAANQRATQRFLSRHNVHADVADRFAAERMRLVADIGGGNGELARLLNGHAIASVVVDRARYSAKAPKPVVIADAYRLPFRDNTFDGAAMLWMLYHLPDPLIALREAQRVVRPGGLLAVSVPSRYNDPELATVTPRWGLPLSFDAENGADILARVFDVVEVDRWDAPLLRLPDRDALTLYLRGRGATDPQARAAARAITPPLTVTKRGMLAWARVT
- a CDS encoding helix-turn-helix domain-containing protein codes for the protein MLRVGLASAGSDTTGTVLPETMLVTGFANDQPTVTAMLRDLVSECERPHGVVGNRIVTLLASIAVSSWHARGCAPHQWLMQVNDPDLAKAVAAIRGAPGREWTVEELARIALASRTSFAARFRTATGQTPGRYLASVRIEHAKRQLASSDLSIGAIGHRLGYGSQTAFGRAFRRHTGLTPTQWRQRRLG
- a CDS encoding NADP-dependent oxidoreductase, with product MRAVRIDRFGDVGSLRVDEVPDSEAGPGEVLIAAVASSINPVDDKTREGAIGEGTPPLPMTLGWDLAGIVIDGGTSDLRPGQRVFAMSHQLGTGTGTWADLVALPADSVAPAPKSITAAEAAALPLIGLTALQTLDWLAVSAGDRLLVTGAAGAVGAVALQLAHARGAQVDALVSRESQLDVVRSIGAKFATTEPAALRAGGYDAVFDTFGAFVTDAVADGGRYASIATQAGPVPDLSARNVRTTVNQVREDGAGLRELARHVDDGLLGVRVDSTFGIHRIHAAHERFARADRKGKVVVTF
- a CDS encoding DUF1304 family protein, producing MRKWAFNQGFYNLFLAIGTLVGVVLVRSAPAAGWALVVMGCGSMLAAAVVLVAGDRHFVRAAAIQGVFPLLTLLAALAER
- a CDS encoding SDR family NAD(P)-dependent oxidoreductase, which codes for MSESTSLQGRAVVITGGGTGIGRAAAHQFAAAGADVLVTGRTEATLKETTDGTDVRFVVADVATAEGRTAIVDAAVREFGRIDVLVNNAAITRPADLGEIDPEAAERQFATNLAGPLFLTQSALPHIGTGGTIINVTSNSPHRGWPGSSVYGATKVAMDFLTKTWALELADRGVRVVSIAPGITRTPILTNAGLTPEQVDSALQYLSRIPLARAAEPDEIAWWLVAVARPEAGYLTGQVIRVDGGLSAV
- a CDS encoding NADPH-dependent FMN reductase, whose translation is MTRIGIILGSTRPNRKGAQIARWVLDTAAQRDDAEFELIDLRDHPLPHLDEPMPPMFGPSVHADTRAWAERIAPFDGFVVVTPEYNGGMPGVLKNALDHLFAEWTNKSVGFVSYGVNGGARAVVQLRTVCSTLGMADVGYQVSISVLTDFENNTTFTPRDHHVAALGKTLDQLIGWSTALAPLRAAAESATLAHS
- a CDS encoding MerR family transcriptional regulator, yielding MRIGELAERAGVTRRALRYYEAHGLLPDRRTANGYRDYDERAVRRVDNIRRLLSVGFTAEEIVEFLPCLESEIVLDPVCPDSAEPIARKLSAVQSTLDELTETRDRLAALLAAVTSGPVTGPVSKAG